From a single Schistosoma mansoni strain Puerto Rico chromosome 4, complete genome genomic region:
- a CDS encoding putative synaptophysin/synaptoporin, protein MIESSSSGWEVFKEPKGFIKVIEVLIAICAFATTCDFSTSVKLKYVCQGNGSYTNWGAKFTYPFNIDSIVLPQCNAAESKHMYGNFAAAAQFYVFVGVLTMLFCVAMGVYYVYFHDRYFADSRFSKYEFIFSIVIVLLWFIASCAWADNVNQFKKYTLVSRICNEVKPNMHCEATEQATYGGLNASLIFGFTNVALWVAGLWFIWKETPWSGNNSLLGPENIATAADGSQM, encoded by the exons ATGATAGAATCGTCG TCTTCAGGATGGGAAGTTTTCAAAGAGCCCAAAGGTTTTATTAAAGTTATTGAAGTT CTTATAGCAATCTGTGCATTTGCAACAACGTGTGACTTCTCGACCAGTGTCAAGCTAAAGTATGTCTGTCAGGGTAACGGGTCATATACAAATTGGGGTGCCAAATTTACATACCCCTTCAA TATTGACTCCATCGTGCTTCCTCAATGCAATGCTGCGGAGAGTAAACACATGTATGGGAATTTCGCTGCAGCAGCACAGTTTTATGTATTTGTTGGTGTCTTAACTATGCTTTTCTGCGTTGCTATGGGCGTCTATTATGTCTATTTCCATGATCGTTACTTTGCTGACTCGCGCTTTAGTAAATAC GAATTCATCTTCTCGATTGTCATTGTCCTGTTATGGTTTATCGCCTCTTGTGCATGGGCCGATAATGTAAACCAGTTTAAAAAGTACACGTTAGTAAGCCGGATCTGCAATGAGGTGAAACCTAATATGCATTGCGAAGCTACAGAACAAGCTACCTATGGGGGACTTAACGCGTCTCTG aTATTTGGGTTTACTAATGTTGCTCTATGGGTAGCTGGTTTATGGTTCATATGGAAAGAAACTCCATGGTCTGGAAATAATTCTCTACTTGGACCAGAAAATATCGCTACTGCTGCCGATGGGTCTCAAATGTAG